One stretch of Nicotiana tabacum cultivar K326 chromosome 18, ASM71507v2, whole genome shotgun sequence DNA includes these proteins:
- the LOC142172438 gene encoding uncharacterized protein LOC142172438, whose translation MLAYSEFLEEMLSNKHKVEETSVVNLTEHCSAILQNTLPQKCEDLGSFTILCSLGSTKFEKSLCDSGASINLMPLSIFRKSEGDIGEIRSIPMSLQLADQTTII comes from the coding sequence ATGCTAGCCTATTCTGAGTTCCTGGAGGAGATGTTGTCCAATAAGCATAAAGTGGAAGAGACATCGGTTGTCAatctcacagagcattgcagtgccATTCTACAAAATACGCTCCCTCAAAAGTGTGAAGAtctagggagttttactatacttTGCTCTTTAGGAAGTACCAAATTTGAAAAATCTTTGTGTGATTCAGGTGCTTCTATTAATCTTATGCCTTTGTCCATTTTTAGGAAATCAGAGGGAGACATTGGAGAAATCAGATCTATACCTATGTCTTTGCAGCTGGCGGATCAGACCACGATCATATAA